In Babylonia areolata isolate BAREFJ2019XMU chromosome 10, ASM4173473v1, whole genome shotgun sequence, the following proteins share a genomic window:
- the LOC143287005 gene encoding soma ferritin-like, which translates to MSQIRQNFHEECEAGINRQINLELYASYVYMSMSFHFDRDDVAQKGFHEFFKKQSDEEREHAEKLMEYQNMRGGRILLQDVKKPDHDEWGSGLEAMTAALQLEKSINQSLIDLHHLAGSHNDSQMGDFVEDNFLKEQVESIKKISDYITNLKRVGSGLGEFLFDKETLQEKQE; encoded by the exons ATGTCTCAGATTCGTCAGAATTTCCACGAAGAATGCGAAGCTGGCATTAACAGGCAGATAAATCTGGAACTGTATGCAAGTTATGTGTACATGTCAATG TCCTTTCACTTTGACCGGGATGATGTGGCCCAGAAAGGCTTTCACGAGTTCTTCAAGAAGCAGTCGGATGAGGAGCGAGAGCATGCAGAGAAACTGATGGAGTACCAGAACATGCGGGGTGGGCGCATTCTGCTGCAGGACGTCAAG AAGCCCGACCATGATGAATGGGGCAGCGGGCTGGAGGCGATGACGGCGGCTCTACAACTGGAGAAGTCCATCAACCAGTCCCTCATTGACCTTCACCACTTGGCCGGCTCACATAATGACTCACAG ATGGGTGACTTTGTTGAGGACAACTTCCTGAAGGAGCAGGTGGAGAGCATCAAGAAGATCAGCGATTACATCACCAACCTCAAGAGGGTGGGGTCGGGACTGGGCGAGTTCCTCTTCGACAAGGAGACGCTGCAGGAGAAACAGGAGTGA